In the Solidesulfovibrio carbinoliphilus subsp. oakridgensis genome, one interval contains:
- a CDS encoding methyltransferase domain-containing protein, translating to MKPTPGPFAASLQKARHLAQTGRADICLALCQDLAARHGDDPEALLAVGALLLSQGFLARARDCFEAGGKLAPHDHRFGVNLANVDREAGDHAACRRRYAALERLLPDNPVLRRNALVSLEYDPTATDAERLAKARQWGAWAMARAGGTPDRPPLSALSGRPLRVGYVSADFCQHPVGLFVQDVLAAHDPGRVVVHTYDAGSHRDDVTERIRRVSVWRDVAGLADAALAGRIRADGIDVLVDLSGHTAGSRLTAFALRPAPVLASWLGYFATTGLPVLDAVLLDPWHAPPGTEAWFTETVVRLPRSRFCYRPVPFAPDVAPPPCLDRGHVTYGCCNNTAKLNPQVFALWAEILRRVPDARLVLKWRTFRDDALRQRVRQTFAGLGVDPGRLDLRGPSFHADLLQEYADIDIALDPFPFSGGHTSCECLWMGVPVVTWPGSRLVSRQTLAFLANLDRPDWLGQWVADNPADYVTKACALGAKQHQIGTIRHQLRPAMQAAPLTDAARFTRDLEAALINLYQTTRAKQHHPMPPKHTALHIGTDPLPKTLQTEDWKEVPAASLANLPALPDASLDAVHCAHQLQYLPPHEVPGMLAQIARVLRPQGFAVLTCPDLEAVAQAVVEGKLLTPVYNAAAGPITPLDLLYGYRPALAAGQAHLAHRCGFTLPVLTQILRQSGFATVGGLRRPAGLDLWVLASKATREEAPFRQMVQALLAG from the coding sequence GACCTGGCCGCGCGCCACGGCGACGATCCCGAAGCCCTGCTCGCGGTCGGGGCGCTCCTCCTGTCCCAGGGATTCCTGGCCCGGGCCAGGGACTGCTTCGAGGCCGGCGGGAAGCTTGCGCCCCACGACCACCGCTTCGGCGTCAACCTGGCCAACGTGGACCGGGAGGCCGGGGACCACGCCGCCTGCCGCCGGCGCTACGCGGCCCTGGAACGCCTGCTGCCCGACAACCCGGTTCTGCGCCGCAACGCGCTGGTCAGCCTCGAATACGACCCCACGGCCACGGACGCCGAACGGCTGGCCAAGGCCCGCCAGTGGGGCGCCTGGGCCATGGCCCGCGCCGGGGGAACGCCCGACCGCCCTCCCCTGTCCGCCCTGTCTGGCCGGCCGCTGCGCGTCGGCTATGTCTCGGCCGATTTCTGCCAACACCCGGTCGGGCTCTTCGTCCAGGACGTGCTGGCCGCCCACGACCCCGGCCGCGTGGTCGTCCACACCTACGACGCCGGCAGCCACCGCGACGACGTGACCGAGCGCATCCGCCGCGTGTCGGTCTGGCGCGACGTGGCCGGGCTTGCCGACGCCGCCCTGGCCGGGCGCATACGGGCCGACGGCATCGACGTGCTGGTCGACCTCTCCGGCCACACGGCCGGCTCGCGCCTGACCGCCTTCGCCCTGCGCCCGGCCCCGGTGCTGGCAAGCTGGCTCGGCTACTTCGCCACCACCGGCCTGCCCGTCCTGGACGCCGTCCTCCTCGATCCCTGGCACGCCCCGCCCGGCACCGAAGCGTGGTTCACGGAAACCGTCGTGCGCCTGCCCCGCTCCCGGTTCTGCTACCGGCCGGTCCCCTTCGCCCCGGACGTGGCGCCGCCGCCGTGCCTGGACCGGGGCCACGTGACCTACGGCTGCTGCAACAACACGGCCAAGCTCAATCCCCAGGTGTTCGCCCTGTGGGCGGAAATCCTGCGCCGGGTGCCGGACGCAAGGCTCGTCCTCAAGTGGCGCACCTTCCGCGACGACGCCCTGCGCCAGCGCGTGCGCCAGACCTTCGCCGGCCTGGGCGTGGACCCCGGACGCCTGGACCTGCGCGGCCCGTCCTTCCACGCGGACCTGCTCCAGGAATACGCCGACATCGACATCGCCCTGGACCCCTTCCCCTTCAGCGGCGGCCACACCAGCTGCGAATGCCTGTGGATGGGCGTCCCCGTCGTCACCTGGCCCGGCTCGCGCCTGGTCTCGCGCCAGACGCTGGCCTTTCTCGCCAACCTCGACCGCCCCGACTGGCTCGGGCAGTGGGTGGCGGACAATCCGGCCGATTACGTCACCAAAGCCTGCGCCCTGGGCGCAAAACAGCACCAAATTGGTACAATCCGACACCAGCTGCGACCGGCCATGCAGGCCGCGCCCCTCACCGACGCCGCCCGATTTACGCGGGATCTGGAAGCGGCCCTTATCAACCTCTACCAAACCACCCGCGCAAAACAGCACCACCCCATGCCACCAAAACACACCGCCCTGCACATCGGAACCGACCCCCTGCCCAAAACCCTGCAAACCGAAGACTGGAAGGAAGTCCCGGCCGCCTCCCTGGCCAACCTCCCCGCCCTGCCCGACGCCAGCCTGGACGCCGTCCACTGCGCCCACCAACTCCAGTACCTGCCCCCCCACGAAGTGCCAGGGATGCTTGCCCAAATAGCCCGCGTCCTGCGCCCCCAAGGCTTCGCCGTCCTCACCTGCCCCGACCTCGAAGCCGTGGCCCAGGCCGTGGTGGAAGGCAAACTGCTGACCCCGGTCTACAACGCCGCCGCCGGCCCCATCACCCCGCTGGACCTCCTCTACGGCTACCGCCCCGCCCTGGCCGCCGGCCAAGCCCACCTCGCCCACCGCTGCGGCTTCACCCTGCCCGTCCTGACCCAGATCCTGCGCCAATCCGGCTTCGCCACGGTCGGCGGCCTGCGCCGCCCGGCCGGCCTGGATCTCTGGGTCCTGGCCAGCAAGGCCACGCGCGAGGAAGCCCCCTTCCGGCAGATGGTCCAGGCCCTTCTGGCAGGCTAG